A section of the Citrus sinensis cultivar Valencia sweet orange chromosome 8, DVS_A1.0, whole genome shotgun sequence genome encodes:
- the LOC102629500 gene encoding 40S ribosomal protein S25-2: protein MAPKKDKAPPPSSKPAKSGGGKQKKKKWSKGKQKEKVNNMVLFDQATYDKLLSEAPKYKLITPSILSDRLRINGSLARKAIRELMARGLIRMVSAHASQQIYTRATNT from the exons ATG GCTCCAAAGAAGGACAAGGCTCCCCCTCCATCCTCAAAGCCTGCGAAATCCGGAGGCGGCAAGCAGAAGAAGAAG AAGTGGAGCAAGGGAAAGCAAAAGGAGAAAGTGAACAACATGGTGTTGTTTGATCAGGCAACCTATGACAAGCTCCTGTCCGAGGCTCCTAAGTACAAGCTTATCACTCCTTCCATTCTCTCCGATCGTCTAAGG ATTAATGGATCGCTTGCAAGGAAGGCAATAAGAGAGCTTATGGCTAGAGGTTTGATCAGGATGGTGTCTGCTCACGCAAGCCAGCAGATTTACACTAGGGCAACCAACACCTAA
- the LOC102629211 gene encoding glucose-1-phosphate adenylyltransferase large subunit 1-like isoform X1: MDSCCVGLRANTHVVKASKYGSKIGDNALWGERIRGSVSNDGCTKQLKKSLKAEKRDEKVKPGVAYAVMTSKHPNEVMTLAPPRLERRRVDPKNVAAIILGGGAGTKLFPLTLRAATPAVPVAGCYRLIDIPMSNCINSGINKIFVLTQFNSASLNRHIARTYFGNGTNFGDGFVEVLAATQTPGESGKNWFQGTADAVRQFTWVFEDAKNRNIENVAILCGDHLYRMDYMDFIQSHVDRDADITISCAAVGESRASDYGLVKIDNMGRIAQFAEKPSGANLKAMQVDTSLLGFSPQEARKCPYVASMGVYVFKKDVLLKLLRWRYPTSNDFGSEIIPAAIMEHDVQAYIFRDYWEDIGTIKSFYEANMALTKESPAFHFYDPKTPFYTSPRFLPPTKIDNCRMKDAIISHGCFLRECTVEHSIVGERSRIDYGVELKDTVMLGADYYQTESEIASLLAEGKVPIGVGRNTKIRNCIIDKNVKIGKDVVIVNKDGVQEADRPELGFYIRSGITIIMEKATIEDGMVI, from the exons ATGGATTCTTGTTGTGTGGGCTTGAGAGCTAATACCCATGTGGTGAAAGCTAGCAAATACGGTTCAAAAATTGGAGATAATGCGTTGTGGGGAGAGAGGATCAGAGGGAGTGTAAGCAATGATGGTTGCACTAAGCAGTtgaaaaaaagtttgaaagctgaaaagagagatgagaaggTCAAACCCGGTGTTGCTTATGCTGTTATGACATCAAAACATCCCAATGAGGTTATG ACCTTAGCACCACCTAGGCTTGAGAGAAGAAGAGTAGATCCGAAAAATGTTGCTGCGATCATTTTAGGTGGCGGTGCAGGGACTAAGCTCTTTCCTCTTACCTTAAGAGCAGCAACACCAGct GTTCCAGTTGCGGGCTGTTACAGGCTTATAGACATCCCTATGAGCAACTGCATCAACAGTGGCATAAACAAGATCTTCGTGTTGACCCAATTCAACTCAGCTTCCCTCAATCGGCATATAGCACGCACATATTTCGGGAATGGTACCAATTTTGGGGATGGATTTGTGGAG GTTCTAGCAGCCACTCAAACGCCTGGGGAATCTGGAAAGAATTGGTTTCAAGGAACAGCTGATGCCGTGAGGCAATTTACATGGGTATTTGAG GATGCCAAGAATAGGAACATTGAAAATGTAGCTATCTTGTGTGGGGATCATCTTTATCGAATGGATTATATGGATTTTATCCAG AGTCATGTTGATAGAGATGCTGATATTACAATTTCATGTGCAGCAGTAGGTGAAAG CCGCGCATCAGATTATGGATTGGTGAAGATAGACAATATGGGCCGCATCGCCCAATTTGCTGAAAAACCAAGCGGTGCAAATCTGAAAGCTATG CAAGTAGATACCAGTCTTCTGGGATTCTCTCCTCAAGAAGCCAGGAAGTGCCCATATGTTGCATCAATGGGAGTCtatgtatttaaaaaagatgTTTTATTAAAACTTTTGAGGTGGAGATATCCTACATCCAATGACTTTGGATCTGAGATCATCCCAGCCGCCATCATGGAGCATGATGTCCAA GCATATATCTTCAGAGACTACTGGGAGGATATTGGAACAATAAAGTCTTTCTATGAAGCTAACATGGCCCTCACCAAAGAG TCTCCAGCGTTCCATTTTTATGACCCGAAGACACCTTTCTACACTTCTCCTCGTTTCTTACCGCCCACAAAAATTGATAACTGCCGG ATGAAGGATGCAATAATTTCGCATGGATGTTTCTTGAGGGAATGTACTGTGGAGCACTCAATAGTGGGTGAACGCTCACGTATAGATTATGGTGTTGAGCTAAAG GACACCGTGATGTTGGGTGCAGACTATTATCAAACTGAATCGGAAATTGCTTCTCTGTTAGCTGAGGGAAAGGTCCCAATTGGGGTTGGACGCAATACAAAAATCAG gaACTGCATAATTGACAAGAATGTGAAGATAGGAAAAGATGTGGTCATTGTGAACAAAGAT GGTGTTCAGGAAGCTGATAGACCAGAACTTGGATTCTACATTCGTTCAGGAATCACCATTATAATGGAGAAAGCAACAATTGAAGATGGAATGGTCATATAG
- the LOC127898665 gene encoding SNF1-related protein kinase regulatory subunit gamma-1-like has protein sequence MKKQNQEELQVLELNAGDSVRDAVHLLYKENVSGAPIADLLDTDATIGRFSDRYIGFIDFASIILWSLEQCEKAHVRATGDANDDSEVGENVFFTMLEQNPQVGQTKIGELAKSFLWDSFFPVRLDDTLFHVLLLLSKHPLQVVPVIERPDSKVIGFVTQGPWLQVINQHLVFGYRSYSGRIFFCSPQVQTPICRPALDQLVIVIKNC, from the exons atgaaaaaacaaaatcaagaagaATTGCAAGTGTTAGAACTGAATGCTGGGGACAGTGTAAGAGATGCTGTACATTTGTTGTACAAGGAGAATGTGTCAGGTGCTCCAATTGCTGATCTTTTAGACACCGATGCAACCATTGGCAGATTTTCGGATCGGTATATTGGTTTTATAGATTTTGCCAGCATAATTCTCTGGTCTCTTGAG CAATGTGAAAAAGCTCATGTCCGGGCCACAGGCGATGCCAATGATGACAGTGAGGTGGGCGAAAATGTTTTCTTCACCATGCTCGAACAGAATCCTCAAGTTGGCCAGACTAAG ATTGGTGAGCTAGCTAAATCGTTCCTGTGGGACTCCTTTTTCCCTGTGCGGTTAGATGATACGCTCTTTCATGTTCTGTTACTGCTTTCGAAACATCCGCTGCAAGTGGTGCCTGTCATTGAGAGGCCTGATTCAAAGGTTATTGGTTTTGTCACACAGGGACCTTGGCTACAAGTTATTAATCAGCATCTAGTATTTGGTTACCGTAGTTACAGCGgtagaattttcttttgttcccCGCAAGTTCAGACACCGATTTGCAGACCAGCTCTTGATCAACTAGTCATA
- the LOC102629211 gene encoding glucose-1-phosphate adenylyltransferase large subunit 1-like isoform X2, with product MDSCCVGLRANTHVVKASKYGSKIGDNALWGERIRGSVSNDGCTKQLKKSLKAEKRDEKVKPGVAYAVMTSKHPNEVMTLAPPRLERRRVDPKNVAAIILGGGAGTKLFPLTLRAATPAVPVAGCYRLIDIPMSNCINSGINKIFVLTQFNSASLNRHIARTYFGNGTNFGDGFVEVLAATQTPGESGKNWFQGTADAVRQFTWVFEDAKNRNIENVAILCGDHLYRMDYMDFIQSHVDRDADITISCAAVGESRASDYGLVKIDNMGRIAQFAEKPSGANLKAMQVDTSLLGFSPQEARKCPYVASMGVYVFKKDVLLKLLRWRYPTSNDFGSEIIPAAIMEHDVQAYIFRDYWEDIGTIKSFYEANMALTKESPAFHFYDPKTPFYTSPRFLPPTKIDNCRMKDAIISHGCFLRECTVEHSIVGERSRIDYGVELKDTVMLGADYYQTESEIASLLAEGKVPIGVGRNTKIRNCIIDKNVKIGKDVVIVNKDYSGFVGCSGS from the exons ATGGATTCTTGTTGTGTGGGCTTGAGAGCTAATACCCATGTGGTGAAAGCTAGCAAATACGGTTCAAAAATTGGAGATAATGCGTTGTGGGGAGAGAGGATCAGAGGGAGTGTAAGCAATGATGGTTGCACTAAGCAGTtgaaaaaaagtttgaaagctgaaaagagagatgagaaggTCAAACCCGGTGTTGCTTATGCTGTTATGACATCAAAACATCCCAATGAGGTTATG ACCTTAGCACCACCTAGGCTTGAGAGAAGAAGAGTAGATCCGAAAAATGTTGCTGCGATCATTTTAGGTGGCGGTGCAGGGACTAAGCTCTTTCCTCTTACCTTAAGAGCAGCAACACCAGct GTTCCAGTTGCGGGCTGTTACAGGCTTATAGACATCCCTATGAGCAACTGCATCAACAGTGGCATAAACAAGATCTTCGTGTTGACCCAATTCAACTCAGCTTCCCTCAATCGGCATATAGCACGCACATATTTCGGGAATGGTACCAATTTTGGGGATGGATTTGTGGAG GTTCTAGCAGCCACTCAAACGCCTGGGGAATCTGGAAAGAATTGGTTTCAAGGAACAGCTGATGCCGTGAGGCAATTTACATGGGTATTTGAG GATGCCAAGAATAGGAACATTGAAAATGTAGCTATCTTGTGTGGGGATCATCTTTATCGAATGGATTATATGGATTTTATCCAG AGTCATGTTGATAGAGATGCTGATATTACAATTTCATGTGCAGCAGTAGGTGAAAG CCGCGCATCAGATTATGGATTGGTGAAGATAGACAATATGGGCCGCATCGCCCAATTTGCTGAAAAACCAAGCGGTGCAAATCTGAAAGCTATG CAAGTAGATACCAGTCTTCTGGGATTCTCTCCTCAAGAAGCCAGGAAGTGCCCATATGTTGCATCAATGGGAGTCtatgtatttaaaaaagatgTTTTATTAAAACTTTTGAGGTGGAGATATCCTACATCCAATGACTTTGGATCTGAGATCATCCCAGCCGCCATCATGGAGCATGATGTCCAA GCATATATCTTCAGAGACTACTGGGAGGATATTGGAACAATAAAGTCTTTCTATGAAGCTAACATGGCCCTCACCAAAGAG TCTCCAGCGTTCCATTTTTATGACCCGAAGACACCTTTCTACACTTCTCCTCGTTTCTTACCGCCCACAAAAATTGATAACTGCCGG ATGAAGGATGCAATAATTTCGCATGGATGTTTCTTGAGGGAATGTACTGTGGAGCACTCAATAGTGGGTGAACGCTCACGTATAGATTATGGTGTTGAGCTAAAG GACACCGTGATGTTGGGTGCAGACTATTATCAAACTGAATCGGAAATTGCTTCTCTGTTAGCTGAGGGAAAGGTCCCAATTGGGGTTGGACGCAATACAAAAATCAG gaACTGCATAATTGACAAGAATGTGAAGATAGGAAAAGATGTGGTCATTGTGAACAAAGAT TATTCTGGCTTTGTAGGGTGTTCAGGAAGCTGA
- the LOC102607346 gene encoding defensin-like protein 1 yields MAKSVASITTAFALIFAFFILFASFGVPMAEAKVCQRRSKTWSGPCLNTGKCSRQCKQQEYARYGACYRQGAGYACYCYFNC; encoded by the exons ATGGCTAAGTCAGTTGCTAGCATTACCACAGCTTTTGCTCTTATTTTTGCGTTCTTCATACTCTTTGCTTCCTTCG GAGTGCCAATGGCGGAAGCAAAAGTGTGCCAGCGGCGTAGCAAGACATGGTCGGGGCCGTGTCTCAACACGGGGAAATGTAGCAGGCAGTGCAAGCAGCAGGAGTATGCAAGGTACGGGGCTTGCTACAGACAAGGAGCTGGTTATGCGTGCTACTGTTACTTCAACTGCTAG